In Amblyomma americanum isolate KBUSLIRL-KWMA chromosome 8, ASM5285725v1, whole genome shotgun sequence, the DNA window TGAGAGTGGACAGGTGAGCGAAGACTACTTCGGGAGACGTCGAGCGGTTTCGAAGAACGAATGAAAAGGCCAGAGCTAAACGAGCAACCGAAACACTCGAGCACAACGATAggagcgtctcgctaaacgacgaacGGCAAGACGCTCAAAAGCGGCTCTTAGCCGCGTCTGCTACCAGTGCCTCActgcggcttccccactgtgccctttttgtgccgaacctgagacaatagatcacttcctgctgttctgccgccgcttctatcatttgaggaagcgtcttttgcacattccatttcatcaactgggcttgcctgtgtcttccgcggttgttctttccattggcgcttctttgcttggacgaagcgacaggactgtgcgctctgctgtgcaaatttttattcaagaaacgcagcgactcacattctaatttctttttcccgctctcagtcagtacgacattggaacattacaggcattgtatactattatgcacattaagccattgtcccgtcttcgatctccaagttaacaggacccctgtccttccgtcttccaatctatcaggctggatcctattaccactccctttcccgtcaaaactttcctgtatccagcaattaaccgcctgtgtcttggccactcccccgtagtgggtatgtgccagcaacgtctgaggccttccttcctataccagtgttagcagccaacagagtgaagacgacgacgacgatatGGATGAAGAGGTAAAGACTCGCCGCTACACAGACTACATGTTGAAACTCTGAAAGTGCCAGCGTGACCAAGGTCTTTACGACAGACTTTGTGGACAACCCGTTCGGCCACGTGTGTGAAAGACTATGACCTTTGCCGGATCTTtgacgattgtacaagctttgtatacctgaGACAAattttggaaaagctagaaaggtatacccaaattgcaaccctatgtatgaaaccttaagctaaaccacgagcatcgccacgaagcttttcgcttcgagatatccaggcttaacactttagctaagcctcagcccaactttttttttaaacgttcGTGGATAAACCTCCATTGCTGTAATGTTTTTAAACGTTTCAATCTAGAGTTagacgttgctagatgtttgAAGTCTTATAGAAGGTACGTGCTTCGTGGGATACGCTTCTGCGCGAAATATAGGACATTCCGCGGCTCACCCGTCTCCTGGTGCTGGGTGCGTTACGTCGGCCCCGATGATGATAGACTCTCCGAGCAACCGGCCCAGCTGGTCACCGCGGAAGAGTCCAGTGTTGGTGCCGCCTAGCTTGGCGTTGATCTTCAGGCACAGGTTGGTGATGAGAGAGTATGTGCAATTGGACGTAGCGTTCTCCTCCGTGATGCACTGGGTCATGATACCCACCTTCACCTCCGCAATTTCCTTAACGTCCGCGTAGAGAGTTTTATCCCCGAGCACAACAATGACGAAGTCAATGCCTTCGGATTTGAGGCGATTTAGTAGGTCCAAAGTCTGCTGTGGCGTCCTGGCTCGATACCCACCAGGCTGAGGACTCACGGTAATCCCCAGCTGACCACCGACGACCGGCAGCTTTGCTTTGAGGGTATTGAAATCACTTGTTGATCTCCGACATGCCACGTAGACAATCGCCCATTTCGTCACGGGCATAGCCTGCAGGAGCCAGCGGTCCTTGAAGTTCCACACACCCTTGCAGTCATGCTGTGCCTCCTGCCGTACCCCGCCAAAGCGCAGGGAAGGGGCAGGCAGGACGCGACCGCTCAGGTATGTGCTACCCTTGAGAACCGTGATGCCGAATGCACGTAGGTACGGCTCACTTGCACACACTACCTCATCGACCGACTTCGCTATTTTTTTGAAGCGCTCATCTGGAGGATGTGCGGTGCATTTGATCATCTGCGCGGTCATGCTTGCACTAATCTTTTTCCTGTAGGCTTGCCCCTCCACAATGGTGCAGAGCTCGAGTGGCAGGTAGATGGGTCGCTGCAGGGTGCCGGACTGAATGCAGGGCAGGAGAGGGTACTTCAAGGTGATGTTGCGCTGATTTAAGAAGTAGTTGGCCACCGTCGTCATACTGCCGTCCTTGAATGGGAACTCAAGCTGCTGGGCCGATTCATGAGTCACCTTGACCACTCGATGCCTGCGAGGGGGCTTCAAATGATCAACTTGCACTCTCACGTCTTTGAGTTCCGCGGAGAGAGCATCGCGCTGAATCTCGTCGAGCCGCGTGGCACTGTTTAGATTGACCCTGTTGGGGCCATCAGAAAAATGCTTTTTTACGAAACTGGTAAGTGGAATGGCCTCGTAGAACACCGCTGCCGAGCTGTCAACAATGAGCATGGGCTTCTGCTGAGTGGGCCGCACGCTTGTGTAGTAGCCGAAGCGGACTTCGTGGCCACTGCTCAGGGTGTACCCATTTTCTGAAGTCCCGAAGATTGACCGGCCGACGGGCGTAGACTGTATACAGGGGCCGTGCCTCACGATGATATCAAGCGCCTGAATCGCCTGAATCGCCTGCTGCGACACGTGCACTTCCCTCTCGTACATCTTATGCAGCGCATCCAAGCTCACCGTGGCCGCGTACTTGACggcaacgttgaacttccgctcCCGGCCATCCTTAGTGTACGGAACCTCGAAGTCTCGCTTCGTGAAGGGCAGCTGCTTGCGTGTGTACAAGTTTTTGCGGCCGTCGAATACTGGCCGAATATTGTCCAGCTTTTCACCATGCTGATCCACAAGGGATTGGATGACCGTCCTGTTGACGCGTGCGCTGAGGCAGAGAGTCATTTCTGCGGGTACCTTGCCGTCCTCCTCCTTTGAAGAGGACCGGATCGTAACATCGTAGTGGAACACGTTGCCGCGTGGCAGTTCAATCTGGAAGTAGTTGGCCTCCAGGGCTATCAGAGTCCCCGCTGTGCCATATTCCGTTCGCGGGGGAAACAGCGCCGCCTGCTGCGTAACACCAGAAGAAGGAGCAGGTGCTACGGCGGGCAAGGCTTTCCGTATGGCGCCCATGCCAACGGGCTCTCTGGCGGCTGCCGCAGCACCCTCAGGCTGGGCGACCGGCTGCCGAGGCGTGACTGGTTTAGCAGGTGCGGCAGCCGCCTGCTGTGGAACATCAGTAGAAGGAGCAGGTGCTACGGCGGGCAAGGCTTTCCGTATGGCGCCCATGCCCACGGGCTCTCTGGAGGCTGCCGCAGCACCCTCAGGCTGGGCGACCGGCTGCCGAGGCATGACTGGTTTAGCAGGTGCGGCAGCAATGTCGGCCCATCGTATGCCAGCACCTCCGGCCTGCATGTGGGCTGGCTGCTGGGCCTCGGTGGACCGCCGCTCGGATGCCTGTAAGGGAGGCTGCTGCTGTGTTGCCGCGGGCCGGGAAGGTCCCTGTTGTTCACGAGGGGCTCCGTCTGCAGTGAAGACCAAGTGCGTGGAATTTTCAATCTTACTGGAACGGACAACGTCTGGAAAAAGGAATAGCCACGCACAAGGTGTGAGCAGTGCAGAGAAATGAAGGCTTGCAGGTCAACGAAAAATTGACACCTCCAAATGCAGACAGGTGAAACCTAGTGtgcaagtatggttttcagatGGTTAGTAACCAAAGAAGTCGCCAGAATAGCTAGTCTGATTAATACACCTTGATATTCCAGCACGCACGTAGCCCTTGCACTGCGAGACACCAAGACGCATTTAAGATCATCAGCAGGTGCAAGACAGGAGCAGAACAACCTTCGGGACCAACAGAACTTATGTCTCCCTTTGAAATTGGGGGGTTGGAGCTGCCTCCTTATTATCTTCAAGGCACCATTACacttttctgaagaaaaaaagacTCCAAAAGGAGATAAGCAGAAAATGCATTATTGGTCGTAGGAAGGAATGAAACATGTTTCATCTGGGGCCAACAGCCAATTTCAGTTCATTGCTTGTTAAACGCACCTAAGCAGGAGCTGTGCAAGGAACGGCGATAATCATATCATGAATTGTCATTGTTTTTGGTAATTAGACAATGACACAAAAGGCgccttttaaaaaatgcagcagtAAATTAAGAAAACAAATTGCACGATTTCACTGGTAGTGCATTGCGGAGCTGGATATAAATTACATAGGCGCACAAAGTTCGCCTCCCCTGAATGTGGACCGTGTTCCCCCAAGCAAACTGCGGAATGAGCTGGATAACGTAAGACGTCGTTCCAGAAGAATGGCATGGCTTCGTTTGCAGCAGCTCGTGCACTGGAGGTAGTGTAAGGAGCCTAAGCGCACCAGCTTCGAACAGTTTTGAAATATGTGCTCTCACCTTTGTAGGGGCTCTTTCCACGTCCGCGACCTCGGTCTTCGCCTCTGCCCCAGCCTCCGCCTCTGCCCCAGCCACCGCCTCTGCCCCAGCCAccgcctccacctctgccacgtCGGCCACCTGCACCTTCAGACGCCATGTCTCGTGTATCGTCGGCACTCGTCGAGAAGTAGTACGCCGCACAACACTgccgctgtcactgctgcctccTCAAGCCCACGGGCTCGTAACGTGTCAGGCTGCGACTGCTGCAGTAAAAAGCAATTCCTACGGCCACACTGCGCACTTTCCGTACGGCTGCAACTTTGCAACCACGCGGTCCTGCGCACGGCACCACAGTTACCGTAGCTCCAGCTAGGTCGGTCCGTTTGCTAGCACCAGCACAGGCTTTCTGGGCGCTTTCTAGGCAGCCCAGTCAAATATATAGCAGCGCTGTCTACGCAACAATGACGTTGTCGTTACGGGTTAGGGGCGTTTACAGAGCTAACGCAAAGAATCACGGGAAAATCGTCTGATAGCGTTACCGGCGCTGCTATCGGATCCAACTTTCACTCTCCGCTCGTTTCCTTCATCGCAGTCGCTCTTTAGATATCGCCTGCTCTAGTAATCTCATTGCCTGGTAACATGGCTGATTGTACTGCATCACCGCGAGACCACAGTCACATCGACTCTGTAGACTGCTTCGAAGCGTGTTCTCACACGAAATTCGAACTGAAGTGCTCCCAAAATGAAAATGTTATGAGGCTTTCTGGGAGCACGCCTTGCGATGTGTTAAATGTGCAGAGGGCGTCTGAAGCCTTTCGAGGCTTTCGGCAAGACAGCATTTGTACTTCTGCGCAGGAAATAAACGATACTATTAAATGTTATTGTCAATGGATCGTTTGCTGTCCCAATGACAGCTTTTACACGATGCCAAGAAATTATATTTGTGctgccgtggtgactcagtggttatggcgctctgctgctgatccgaaagacgcgggttcgatcccggccgcggcggtcgcatttcgatggaggcgaaacgctgttGCGCGAGTACTGTTTGAAGCCTagtgccaggtggtcgaaatttccggagccctccactacggcttcccttcatagcctgagtcgctttggaacgttaaattcccataaaccaaaccaaaccgaaagaACAGGCAAGAACACAAGTGCTTGCcgatttattattttttgttttcaagaaaCCACTTCTAAGATGTGACGAAATAAAGGGGCTACATGAACCGCGAGAAATTTAAACACCGAGCGTGTGGAAACACTTTTAGACACATATGCTCACGAATATATAGCTAAAAAGATGTGAAATGCCACAAGGACGATAACTAAGTCGCAATGCGGGCTATTTTGCTTACATCTGGCATTGCGGAACCAGCGAAGAAAACGTGAGAACAGGCAGTAGCGCCTTCCTGTCTCCTACTTGGAGTTGTTCTTCCCCtatcgactgcgccagttgagatcctctctcgactgcgccagttgtgttTCCCCTTTTGGGTGGACAGGAACcaccaggtggtcgcaatttccggagccctcacctacggcgtccctccatagcccgagtcgctttgggagttaaatccccataagccaaaccaaaccgaaaTAACAGGCAAGGAAACaagcgcttaataataataataattggtttttggggggaaaggaaatggcgcagtatctgtctcatatatcgttggacacctgaaccgcgccgtaagggaagggtaaaggggggagtgaaagaacaaaggaagaatgaggtcccgtagtggagggctccggaataatttcgaccacctggggatctttaacgtgcactgacatcgcacagcacacgggcgccttagcgtttttcctccataaaaacgcagccgccgcggtcgggttcgaacccgggaactccgatttattatttttgtttctaaCTTGGAAACAtccacgttactcgaggaaaggagaaggttatctatttatttacaacataaataaaacaagaagaaacgaacgcaaggagaaaactatttagaacatgactaaaccgttgatcggacgaattcagccctggttcaacccagagcgcttacttgtcaaccctctgtctccgcccttagcggggacagcaaccaatcagGTAACAAGTGACCCTCCTCACCAACCTCCTCACCAATCAGTGATTAGAAAagggaaaataaggtttccgccgtCTAATCAATTGATCGGGGAAAGAATATTGATTAAACAATGGTCGGGGAAAGGAAGGCCAAAACTCTGCAGTTCCCTCGACTAGACAAACATTTGGGAATGTTGATGTTGCAAACAAGCACACAAACAGCACAATTAATACACACCCCTACCACTTCCCACCGCACAGAAGTTACATTGCTAACTTTGACATTTGTCATCTCCTTCGAACACGTTCATGGTAGAAAATCGTATACGCCTAAGGAACGATCACTCAAGTGCGgttctttacagaaaaaaaaaagacagtcgtCAAGGGAATAATGTCGTCAAGGGAATAATGATCACTTGATCCTTCCTAGACGTATCTCCTGCATTCCCGAAGTCTGGGCAAACCCTTGACATCGCCCGCATGTCGACAGCCAGAGACACCGgaacagcggggggggggggggggggggggggggcgaccaatcattaacttccACATGACACGGTGGACAGCTTGCTGAAAATCTaatgtgcaggttgtgatgacgccataaTTGGTAACGCTGGCAGGTGAGCCACAAGGTTATGTGACCTTGTGGCCCACGTGCCAGCAAAGCCAAGTTGCTTCTGTGGATATTTGGATATTTTTCGTAGATTTTTCGGTCATCCTCAGTGACGGtgacgacatcggcttttctgcgacattgGCTGAATCGTTTTAAgttgtaagctggttaactaattttgtAATAATTAACTTTccaactattagagttaggcgcgtagttgtaattagagatttgtagcctgtCGTTAGCGATAGCCATAtaactttttagaatttcgaaaacgctattaccatcggcgctgtggatcgaaaaaatttggctacatcgtgccaaaatacatgcgctttcggaaagcatgcaagcaaggcAACCTTTTTTTAGTGCGCGTAACAAGTCAAACAAGCCATATTTTGtgcagccacagcgccaagggtaagcgcgttttcggaattctaaaatcAGCCATGGCTATCCGCCGCGGTGGTTtagcggttatggcactcggatgctgacccgaaagacgcgggttcgatcccggccgcggaggtcacATTTCGATACAGGCGAATTGAgagaggcccatgtattgtgcaatgtcagtgcacgttaaagaaccccggtggtcgaaatttccggataccttcactacggcgtccctcaaatccggagtcgctttgggacgttaaaaccgcTTAAACCGTAGACCTATCAAACGAAcgactacaaatctctaattgcaaccaacTAGTGAAGAAGTTGGTTATTTAAATTTAGTTAacgagcttactacttaaaacgattcaccggctttctggtgtccgccaaaacTGGCAATGTTATGCTGAAAAGGCCGtgtttttacctcaaaaaacctattatttAAAATTAttgaaagtcttccctgaaacacctgctaTATCCCGCTTTTTATTCACTTTAGAGCGAAGAACACTTGTGGCGTTCTAGCAGCGGTACGggtgaaacaaacaaacaaacaaacaaagattaCTGAAGGGTAATTTACTTATTGGTGCTGCACCTGCTATGATGCATTTTTCTCGAGCGATGCAAaaatgcacgttttttttttcgcatctgCTTCACGTAACGTGTCGCAAATGAAAGAATCCCGGCGCTGAAAACTTTCCGAACAATTAGCTGACTCCGCATGAGTGCAGACTTGTACGTAACCGATTACTTGCAATAGACTACACTCATTGTGGGCGGTACAGCGCGAAAAAGACGAAAGACATAGCAGAAGACGACATGGTCGAGCGTTGCCTCCCATACCTCCTAGAGCTAGTGTAACGTTATCATTTCTAACTCATTCTGCCACGTGGTAAGCCCCTGTTAAAAAAAACCGAGCcactccccccccaccccccccccccccttttctacCCCAAGTCATCATGAACTCTCATGAAACGAAACCTCATTGCAAGGTTGCTGCAACTGGCTGGTGGCTAAACATAAAGCCACAAACAAGGAATTAAACCGGCCGATGCACTAACATTCATCCGCGTGAACGTCTCAGTTCAGTGCCGGAATCAATTCATTCCCATTTGAAAGAACAATGCCGCGATCAACGATGGCCGCAATTGCGGGAAAGAAGACATGACAAAGTGCCGTGCTTTGGTTGCAAACACATTTTGTTTCGCCACCGGgataaaacaacaaaagaaataaTAAGCATATTTCATCCGAAAGAAACAGCTACAATGTGTTAGCCAGACTTATGATTGCTCGTTGATAAAGAGGTTTCGTTTCTTCATAAATCATGATGACAtcagatagaaaagggagaggcTCGGTTTCTTTACAGAGAATCATCACATTGCAGATGAGATGACAATGTTACATCACCTTGAAGAGTTGCTTGCAAGTGCTCTGGGCTTTTCAGCGTCACAGGACGGATGTATAAAACATGTTTTTCAACAAGTTAGTTCCGACTGATCACTGATCAGCGCCCTTCCGTGTCGGCTTCTACTTTGTCTCGTGTTTTtcgcgctgtaccacccacaatCAACGACTGCCAATTAACTCGCCCAGCTATCCATCTTAATAAATTACATCTTGTCGGAATTTCTAAGGcatttagtattttttctaaGGCATAACGCTCTCtgcagttatttttttcctttttcagtaGTGGGTTGCCAGTAATCTGATACACTGCTAGTAATGTGTTACTAGTAATCTGTGGGCCCCCCACGACCACACTGCGCTATGCGTTGATGAGTTGGCGAAGTTCCGCAACGTGGGTGGCCCGACCAGCGACGATCTTTTGCCTGGCTGGGTCCGtcgagcgcagtagggtctcccattCCTCCCAAGTGGTCAGGAGTTGCGGGCCCCTTGGCGGAGGGTCCGCAGGGCATTCAAGGAGTATGCGGCTAAGGGTAGCGTGGGGGCGGGTGCAGAGGGGAAAAGGGGGGGGCTGTATATATGCTGCCGGGTGGATGCTGGAAATAGGGGCCTGGAGGCGGGGCCTTAATATTTGGTGataattcatatttgaacagcgcaagaAAACAATGGGACACAACGAataatggacaccacaagcgctgactcgcaactagatttttattcacgtCAAAAGCATCTTAGATACTAACACCAAATACAAACCGGAGGGAAAACAAGACACAAAAGCTAATCATCATGCCCACATTTTGGCCGGGTAAGAACATCATTTCTTTATCAGTTAGTGCGACAGAAGGGTCACACATGCAACTATCtgattccaagcggatgtgaaaagcctccaataTCTCACGCGTTGGGCTTTCATTATGTTTACCTAAGAAGACTGTTTTAGAAGACAGAGGGGTGCATGTACCTTCCCTCCAGTGACGGGCAAGTTTTCAAgatgacccattatctcgggacctgtggtgctcactttGACGAGCGTTAACTCAacgcccagtctggccaatataagtCACCCAGCAAGTGCACGGTGTCCTGTAGACAACCCCGACATtgcagggcacaaaagggctcttatggttggtctgacagcCTCCACTCTTTCTTCGGGGATGTTGAATTTGCCTTCGTTTCCACCTGTCTGCACACAGCTTTAAGTTTCCTTGGCGCTGAAAAAAacccacatcaacatcgtatctcgcagCCACATTCCTTAAACCATGCCCAACACAATGTGCGTAAGGAACCAccacaaactttttttcttgtttaggtTTGTCTCCGAGTCTATTCATCCATCTTAGAAGCTTATCACATTCCATGGAAATCACATGAAAGGGGTTaccgctagattttaatcggccaatTTAATCGGATAAATGTCAAGGGATTGGTGGGGTAGATGCCTGTGTCAACTCGCTTGAGGAGTGCATGCACTCCCGG includes these proteins:
- the LOC144102217 gene encoding protein argonaute-2-like; the encoded protein is MASEGAGGRRGRGGGGGWGRGGGWGRGGGWGRGEDRGRGRGKSPYKDVVRSSKIENSTHLVFTADGAPREQQGPSRPAATQQQPPLQASERRSTEAQQPAHMQAGGAGIRWADIAAAPAKPVMPRQPVAQPEGAAAASREPVGMGAIRKALPAVAPAPSTDVPQQAAAAPAKPVTPRQPVAQPEGAAAAAREPVGMGAIRKALPAVAPAPSSGVTQQAALFPPRTEYGTAGTLIALEANYFQIELPRGNVFHYDVTIRSSSKEEDGKVPAEMTLCLSARVNRTVIQSLVDQHGEKLDNIRPVFDGRKNLYTRKQLPFTKRDFEVPYTKDGRERKFNVAVKYAATVSLDALHKMYEREVHVSQQAIQAIQALDIIVRHGPCIQSTPVGRSIFGTSENGYTLSSGHEVRFGYYTSVRPTQQKPMLIVDSSAAVFYEAIPLTSFVKKHFSDGPNRVNLNSATRLDEIQRDALSAELKDVRVQVDHLKPPRRHRVVKVTHESAQQLEFPFKDGSMTTVANYFLNQRNITLKYPLLPCIQSGTLQRPIYLPLELCTIVEGQAYRKKISASMTAQMIKCTAHPPDERFKKIAKSVDEVVCASEPYLRAFGITVLKGSTYLSGRVLPAPSLRFGGVRQEAQHDCKGVWNFKDRWLLQAMPVTKWAIVYVACRRSTSDFNTLKAKLPVVGGQLGITVSPQPGGYRARTPQQTLDLLNRLKSEGIDFVIVVLGDKTLYADVKEIAEVKVGIMTQCITEENATSNCTYSLITNLCLKINAKLGGTNTGLFRGDQLGRLLGESIIIGADVTHPAPGDGQRPSIAACVASVDKVPSQYRASIRVQMQQQEAVARVEIIEDLKEMVKELLRAFYQARKEMPRKIIFYRDGVSEGQFSSVRNSELLAIRNAFRELSPESQHEPQVTFVVVQKRHHTRFKHKSKHEGNKRQGGATNKDVKSQGNKRPAEAINIPPGTVVDTVVTHPFDFDFFLCSHAAIKGTSRPAHYYVLHDDSKFSADFLQELSYYLCYTYARCSRSVSIPAPVYYAHLAAFRAKEHIASACRQRRTMSLTTMQYERAVTVRENLKDTMYFV